The Pseudomonas allokribbensis genome has a window encoding:
- a CDS encoding HlyD family type I secretion periplasmic adaptor subunit yields the protein MLLKSGFKDSIRRYFKGSASLQGQPLPEVNKALIEDAPRVVRLTIWAIIGFFVFLMLWANFAVIDEVTKGDGKAIPSSKIQKIQNLEGGIVSELFVKEGQIVEAGAPLVRLDDTRFASNVGETEADRLSMLLRVERLSAEVDDRPLNFPEDVLKAVPGQAKSEESLYVSRRQQLHDEVGGLQEQLIQRQQELREFTSKQAQYRQQLGLQRQEINMSEPLVAQGAVSPVEVLRLKRAEVETRGQLDATTLAIPRAESAIKEVQRKIDETRGKFRSEALTQLNEARTDLNKAQATGKALEDRVSRTLVTSPVRGIVNKMLVNTIGGVIQPGSDLLEIVPLDDTLLVEAKIRPQDIAFLHPGQEATVKFTAYDYTIYGGLKAKLEQIGADTITDEDKKTTYYIIKLRTDRSHLGTDEKPLLIIPGMVASVDIITGKKTVLSYLLKPIIRARAEALHER from the coding sequence GTGTTGCTTAAGTCGGGTTTCAAGGATTCGATCCGTCGCTACTTCAAAGGCTCTGCATCGCTGCAGGGCCAGCCGCTGCCGGAGGTCAACAAGGCCTTGATCGAGGACGCGCCGCGTGTGGTGCGGCTGACGATCTGGGCGATCATCGGTTTCTTCGTGTTCCTGATGCTGTGGGCCAACTTCGCCGTCATCGACGAAGTGACCAAGGGCGACGGCAAGGCGATTCCCTCGTCGAAGATCCAGAAAATCCAGAACCTTGAGGGCGGTATCGTCTCCGAGCTGTTCGTCAAGGAAGGCCAGATTGTCGAAGCCGGCGCCCCGCTGGTTCGCCTGGACGACACGCGATTCGCTTCCAACGTCGGCGAAACCGAAGCCGATCGCCTGTCGATGCTGCTGCGGGTCGAGCGCCTGAGCGCCGAAGTCGATGACCGTCCGCTGAATTTCCCGGAGGACGTGCTCAAAGCCGTACCGGGTCAGGCCAAGAGCGAAGAATCGCTGTACGTCAGCCGTCGTCAGCAATTGCACGATGAAGTCGGCGGCTTGCAGGAGCAGTTGATCCAGCGTCAGCAAGAGTTGCGCGAGTTCACCTCGAAGCAGGCGCAGTACCGCCAGCAACTCGGCCTGCAACGCCAGGAAATCAACATGTCCGAGCCGCTCGTGGCCCAGGGCGCGGTGTCGCCGGTGGAAGTGCTGCGACTCAAGCGTGCAGAAGTGGAAACCCGTGGTCAGCTCGACGCCACCACACTGGCGATCCCGCGTGCCGAATCGGCGATCAAGGAAGTACAGCGCAAGATCGACGAAACTCGCGGCAAATTCCGCAGCGAAGCCCTGACTCAGCTCAACGAAGCCCGCACCGACCTGAACAAGGCCCAGGCCACCGGCAAGGCGCTGGAAGACCGGGTCAGCCGGACGCTCGTCACCTCGCCGGTGCGCGGCATCGTCAACAAGATGCTGGTCAACACCATCGGCGGCGTGATCCAGCCGGGCAGCGATTTGCTGGAAATCGTGCCGCTGGACGACACCTTGCTGGTCGAAGCGAAGATCCGTCCGCAGGACATCGCGTTCCTGCATCCGGGCCAGGAAGCCACGGTGAAATTCACCGCGTATGACTACACCATCTACGGTGGTCTGAAGGCCAAGCTCGAGCAAATCGGTGCCGACACCATCACCGACGAAGACAAGAAAACCACCTACTACATCATCAAGCTGCGCACCGATCGCAGCCATCTCGGCACTGACGAGAAGCCGTTGCTGATCATCCCGGGGATGGTGGCGTCGGTGGATATCATCACCGGCAAGAAGACCGTGCTGAGCTACCTGCTCAAACCGATCATCCGGGCGCGGGCCGAGGCGTTGCACGAGCGATAA
- a CDS encoding TauD/TfdA dioxygenase family protein, which produces MSAATATPSAATVAPQTFEIRPFSGAVGAEIIGLDLTRPVNDEDFARIHRAHLDHHVVVFRDQRITPQQQIDFSRRFGVLQIHVLKQFLLANHPEILIVSNIVENGQNIGLGDAGKFWHSDLSYKELPSLGSMLHAQELPSEGGDTLFADMHKAWDSLPDALRKAVEGRSAAHSYTARYSETKFEGNWRPTLTPEQLAQVAEVVHPVVRTHPENGRKALFVSEGFTTRIVGLPEGESKQLLDELYAHSVLPQNIYRHQWQPHDLVFWDNRSLIHLAAGCPAHLRRKLYRTTIQGDAPF; this is translated from the coding sequence ATGTCCGCAGCTACTGCTACCCCAAGCGCCGCGACTGTCGCGCCGCAAACCTTCGAAATCCGCCCGTTCAGCGGTGCCGTCGGCGCCGAAATCATCGGCCTCGACCTGACCCGTCCGGTCAACGATGAAGACTTCGCCCGCATCCACCGCGCGCACCTTGATCACCATGTGGTGGTGTTCCGCGACCAGCGCATCACCCCGCAACAACAGATCGACTTCAGCCGCCGCTTCGGCGTGTTGCAGATCCATGTGCTCAAGCAGTTCCTGCTGGCCAATCACCCGGAAATCCTCATCGTTTCCAACATCGTCGAGAACGGCCAGAACATCGGCCTCGGCGATGCCGGCAAGTTCTGGCACTCGGACCTTTCCTATAAAGAGCTGCCGAGCCTCGGCTCGATGCTGCACGCCCAGGAGCTGCCGTCCGAAGGCGGCGACACGCTGTTTGCCGACATGCACAAAGCCTGGGACAGCCTGCCCGACGCGCTACGCAAAGCCGTCGAAGGCCGTTCGGCTGCGCATTCCTACACCGCGCGTTACAGCGAAACCAAATTCGAAGGCAACTGGCGCCCGACCCTGACCCCGGAGCAATTGGCCCAGGTCGCCGAGGTCGTGCACCCGGTGGTCCGCACCCACCCGGAAAACGGCCGCAAGGCGTTGTTCGTCAGCGAAGGCTTCACCACCCGCATCGTCGGCCTGCCGGAGGGCGAGAGCAAACAACTGCTCGACGAGCTCTACGCCCACAGCGTGCTGCCGCAGAACATCTATCGCCATCAATGGCAGCCCCACGACCTGGTGTTCTGGGACAACCGTTCGCTGATCCACCTTGCCGCCGGTTGCCCTGCGCACCTGCGCCGCAAGCTGTATCGCACCACCATCCAGGGCGACGCGCCTTTCTGA
- a CDS encoding ABC transporter substrate-binding protein, with protein MSKRLPFAPLAAAIGLGFSLIAGSLVAPTVAHAEGEIRIAEQFGIVYLLLNVVRDQGLIEKYGKQEGLDIKVDWTQLSGGAAVNDALLSGSIDIAGAGVGPLLTIWDRTHGKQNVKAVASLGNFPYYLVSNNPKVKTIADFTEKDRIAVPAVGVSVQSRFLQYAAAKQWGDKEFNRLDKYTIAVPHPDATAALIAGGTELTGHFSNPPFQDQALQNPNVHVVLNSYDVLGPNSPTVLFATEKFRNDNPKTYKAFVEALTEAAQFAQNDKGAAADTYIRVTKAKIDRAELLKIIDNPQFEFSVTPKNTYPLAEFLYRVGAIKNKPESWKDYFFQDAKPLQGS; from the coding sequence ATGTCAAAACGTCTTCCATTCGCGCCGCTGGCGGCTGCCATCGGCCTCGGTTTCAGCCTGATCGCCGGCAGCCTGGTGGCGCCGACCGTGGCCCACGCCGAAGGTGAAATCCGCATCGCCGAACAGTTCGGCATTGTCTATTTATTGCTCAACGTGGTGCGCGATCAGGGACTGATCGAGAAGTACGGCAAGCAGGAAGGGCTCGACATCAAGGTCGACTGGACTCAGTTGTCGGGTGGCGCGGCGGTCAATGATGCGCTGCTTTCCGGCTCCATCGACATTGCCGGCGCTGGCGTCGGGCCGTTGCTGACCATCTGGGATCGCACCCATGGCAAGCAGAACGTCAAGGCCGTGGCCTCGCTGGGCAACTTCCCGTATTACCTCGTCAGCAACAATCCAAAGGTCAAGACCATCGCCGACTTCACCGAGAAGGATCGCATCGCGGTGCCGGCGGTGGGCGTCTCGGTGCAGTCGCGCTTCCTGCAATACGCGGCCGCCAAACAGTGGGGCGACAAGGAATTCAATCGCCTCGACAAGTACACCATCGCCGTCCCGCACCCGGACGCCACCGCTGCGTTGATCGCCGGCGGCACCGAGCTGACCGGGCATTTCTCTAATCCGCCATTCCAGGATCAGGCGCTGCAGAACCCGAACGTGCACGTGGTGCTCAACTCCTATGACGTGCTCGGGCCGAACTCGCCGACCGTGCTGTTTGCCACCGAGAAATTCCGCAACGACAACCCGAAGACCTACAAGGCGTTCGTTGAAGCCCTGACTGAAGCCGCGCAATTTGCGCAGAACGATAAAGGTGCGGCGGCGGACACTTACATCCGCGTGACCAAGGCCAAGATCGACCGTGCCGAGCTGCTGAAAATCATCGACAACCCGCAGTTCGAATTCAGCGTCACACCGAAAAACACCTACCCGCTCGCCGAGTTCCTCTACCGCGTCGGCGCGATCAAGAACAAACCTGAATCGTGGAAGGACTACTTCTTCCAGGACGCCAAACCGCTGCAAGGGAGCTGA
- a CDS encoding ABC transporter ATP-binding protein — protein sequence MNAPLQGHAASNPIATAQALLAVDQVSLEYRTPQRVVRATHQVSFEVDQQDRFVLLGPSGCGKSTLLKAVAGFIAPCEGEIRLQGQRVDAPGPDRIVVFQEFDQLPPWKTVKQNVMFPLLASRTLKKKEAEERALHYLEKVGLAAFADAYPHTLSGGMKARVAIARALAMQPKILLMDEPFAALDALTRRKMQEELLLLWEEVRFTLLFVTHSIEEALVVGNRILLLSPHPGRVRAEVHSHQYDLQSLGGVAFQESARRIHRLLFDEGQSPETEREHDFNDIRIAY from the coding sequence ATGAACGCCCCCTTGCAAGGCCACGCGGCCAGCAACCCGATCGCCACAGCGCAGGCGCTGTTGGCGGTCGACCAGGTCAGCCTCGAATACCGCACGCCGCAACGCGTCGTGCGTGCTACCCACCAAGTCAGTTTCGAAGTCGATCAACAGGACCGCTTCGTGTTGCTCGGCCCGTCCGGTTGCGGCAAATCAACCTTGCTCAAAGCCGTCGCCGGGTTCATTGCGCCGTGCGAGGGCGAGATCCGTCTGCAAGGTCAGCGCGTCGACGCGCCGGGGCCGGACCGGATCGTGGTGTTTCAGGAGTTCGATCAACTGCCACCGTGGAAAACCGTCAAACAGAACGTGATGTTTCCGCTGCTGGCCTCGCGCACCTTGAAGAAAAAGGAAGCCGAGGAGCGCGCCCTGCATTATCTGGAAAAAGTCGGTCTGGCGGCGTTCGCCGATGCCTATCCGCACACCTTGTCCGGCGGCATGAAGGCGCGGGTGGCGATTGCCCGGGCGCTGGCGATGCAGCCGAAAATCCTGCTGATGGACGAGCCATTCGCTGCGCTGGATGCCCTGACCCGGCGCAAGATGCAGGAGGAATTGCTGCTGCTCTGGGAGGAGGTGCGTTTCACCTTGCTGTTCGTCACTCACTCGATTGAAGAAGCGCTGGTGGTCGGCAATCGCATCCTGCTGCTGTCGCCGCATCCGGGGCGGGTGAGGGCGGAAGTGCACAGTCATCAATACGATCTGCAAAGCCTCGGCGGTGTGGCGTTCCAGGAATCGGCGCGGCGCATTCATCGGCTGCTGTTCGATGAAGGGCAGTCGCCGGAAACCGAGCGCGAGCACGATTTCAACGACATTCGCATCGCTTATTGA
- a CDS encoding ABC transporter permease, with product MSHSSSVRQEFEIDLQPLTSVPVERELPLGQRLWQQGWLRKSVILILLAVLWEVVARVQNNDLLLPSFLQTSHALYDGLLSGELLGKVWISLVVLLKGYLIGIVLAFALTTLAVSTQFGRDLLSTLTSMFNPLPAIALLPLALLWFGLGQNSLIFVLVHSVLWALALNTYAGFLGVSETLRMAGRNYGLKGMRFVLFILIPAALPSILAGLKIGWAFAWRTLIAAELVFGATSGKGGLGWYIFQNRNELYTDKVFAGLAVVILIGLLVENLVFDTLERVTVKRWGMQR from the coding sequence ATGAGCCATTCATCATCCGTACGTCAAGAATTCGAAATTGATTTGCAGCCGCTGACCAGCGTGCCGGTGGAGCGCGAATTACCGCTGGGCCAGCGCCTGTGGCAGCAGGGCTGGCTGCGCAAAAGCGTGATCCTGATTCTGCTCGCGGTGCTCTGGGAAGTGGTGGCTCGGGTGCAGAACAATGATCTGTTGCTGCCGAGCTTTTTGCAGACCAGTCATGCGCTGTACGACGGCCTGCTCAGCGGTGAACTGCTGGGCAAGGTGTGGATCTCGCTGGTGGTGCTGCTCAAGGGTTACTTGATTGGTATCGTCCTGGCCTTCGCCCTGACCACGCTGGCGGTCTCGACCCAGTTTGGCCGGGATTTGCTGAGCACCCTGACCTCGATGTTCAATCCGTTGCCGGCCATTGCGCTGTTGCCGCTGGCGTTGCTGTGGTTCGGCCTGGGCCAGAACAGCCTGATTTTCGTGCTGGTGCATTCGGTGTTGTGGGCGCTGGCGCTGAATACTTACGCCGGGTTTCTCGGCGTCTCGGAAACCCTGCGCATGGCGGGGCGCAACTACGGTTTGAAGGGCATGCGCTTTGTGCTGTTCATCCTGATTCCGGCGGCGCTGCCGTCGATCCTTGCCGGGCTGAAAATCGGCTGGGCCTTCGCCTGGCGCACCCTGATCGCCGCCGAACTGGTGTTCGGTGCCACCAGCGGCAAGGGTGGTCTGGGCTGGTACATCTTCCAGAACCGCAACGAGCTGTATACCGACAAGGTGTTTGCCGGTCTGGCCGTGGTGATCCTCATCGGTCTGCTGGTGGAGAACCTGGTGTTCGACACGCTGGAGCGGGTGACGGTGAAACGCTGGGGAATGCAGCGCTGA
- a CDS encoding LysR family transcriptional regulator, which translates to MQLPDMNLLVALDALLDEGSVVGAARRMNLSPAAMSRTLTRIREAIGDPILVRAGRGLVPTPKALELREQVRDVVEQAALLFRSADAVELGTLRRRFSIRANDFFVGVYGGKLFDTLDQLAPHCELRFVPEGDGDDEALREGRIDLSVSNTRPVTPEVKIQNLFSTHFVGLVREDHPLLDGEITAERYAGFSHISMSRRGIARGPIDTALNALGLERRVAVIAPSFHAAMFALPDSDLILPVPKEALLSVRRLGLKLRSFDLPIPLPTLMLTQAWHPRFDKDPAHRWLRETLKTCCDETWMAAQP; encoded by the coding sequence ATGCAACTCCCGGACATGAACCTGTTGGTCGCCCTCGACGCCTTGCTCGACGAGGGCAGCGTGGTCGGCGCCGCGCGGCGGATGAACCTCAGCCCGGCGGCCATGAGCCGTACGCTGACGCGAATCCGCGAAGCCATTGGTGATCCGATTCTGGTGCGTGCCGGCCGGGGTCTGGTGCCGACGCCCAAGGCGCTGGAACTGCGCGAACAGGTGCGCGATGTGGTCGAGCAGGCGGCGCTGCTGTTTCGCTCGGCGGATGCGGTGGAACTAGGCACCCTGCGCCGGCGTTTCAGCATTCGCGCCAACGATTTTTTCGTCGGCGTGTACGGCGGCAAGCTGTTCGACACCCTCGATCAACTGGCGCCGCACTGTGAATTGCGCTTCGTTCCCGAGGGTGACGGCGACGATGAAGCCTTGCGCGAAGGGCGGATCGATCTGAGTGTCAGCAACACGCGTCCGGTGACGCCGGAAGTCAAAATACAGAACCTGTTTTCCACCCACTTCGTCGGTCTGGTGCGTGAAGATCACCCGCTGCTGGATGGCGAGATCACCGCAGAGCGCTACGCCGGTTTTTCCCACATCAGCATGTCCCGCCGGGGCATCGCCCGTGGGCCTATCGACACTGCGCTGAATGCTCTGGGCCTGGAGCGGCGAGTGGCGGTGATCGCACCGAGTTTCCATGCGGCGATGTTCGCCCTGCCGGACTCCGACCTGATCCTGCCGGTGCCCAAGGAAGCGCTGCTCAGCGTGCGGCGACTGGGATTGAAGCTGCGCTCGTTCGACCTGCCGATCCCGTTGCCGACGCTGATGCTGACCCAGGCCTGGCACCCGCGTTTCGACAAGGATCCGGCCCACCGCTGGCTACGGGAAACTCTCAAGACCTGCTGCGACGAAACCTGGATGGCGGCGCAGCCCTGA
- a CDS encoding MFS transporter translates to MTSLTVTAPIAAAAPMAAAPPVFGARIIIGLVGVLLAVLVSGLNEMVTKVALADIRGALSIGYDEGTWLVASYTATSVAAMAFAPWCSVTFSLRRFTLCAIGVFTLLGVLCPFAPNYESLLLMRILQGLAGGALPPMLMTVALRFLPANIKLYGLAGYALTATFGPGLGTPLAGLWTEYAGWQWTFWQIIVPCLIAMAAVAYGLPQDPLRLERFKSFNWKGLLLGFPAICMLVIGLLQGNRLDWFESNLICGLLGAGSLLLVAFLINEWSQPIPFFKLQMLGIRNLSFALMTLAGVLVVLLAVVLIPSSYLAQVQGYRPVQTAPIMLLAALPQLIALPLVAALCNLRWVDCRWVLGIGLSMLTLSCLGGSQLTSEWIRDDFYVLQWLQIFGQPMAVLPLLMLSTGSIQPQDGPFASAWFNTVKGLAAVVATGAIEALTTARLHFHSTMLVDRLGNSPLAASNDPGLAHRLHEQAVVLTSSDLYLCMAGVAVTLILLIFWLPTRIFPPRAPT, encoded by the coding sequence ATGACATCCCTGACGGTTACGGCGCCGATTGCCGCTGCCGCTCCGATGGCCGCCGCGCCCCCGGTGTTCGGGGCCCGGATCATCATTGGCCTGGTCGGCGTACTGCTGGCGGTGCTGGTGTCGGGCCTCAACGAGATGGTGACCAAGGTCGCCCTGGCCGACATTCGCGGCGCCCTGAGCATCGGCTACGACGAAGGCACCTGGCTGGTCGCCAGCTATACCGCGACTTCGGTGGCGGCCATGGCGTTCGCGCCGTGGTGCTCGGTGACCTTTTCCCTGCGTCGCTTCACCCTGTGCGCCATCGGCGTGTTCACCCTGCTCGGGGTGCTCTGTCCGTTCGCCCCGAACTACGAAAGCCTGCTGCTGATGCGCATCCTGCAAGGCCTGGCCGGCGGCGCGTTGCCGCCGATGCTGATGACGGTGGCCCTGCGGTTTCTGCCGGCCAATATCAAACTGTACGGCCTTGCCGGTTACGCCCTCACCGCCACGTTTGGCCCGGGTCTCGGTACGCCGCTGGCCGGGTTGTGGACCGAGTACGCCGGTTGGCAGTGGACGTTCTGGCAAATCATCGTGCCGTGCCTGATCGCCATGGCCGCTGTTGCGTATGGCCTGCCGCAGGATCCGCTGCGTCTGGAGCGCTTCAAGTCGTTCAACTGGAAAGGCCTGTTGCTGGGGTTTCCGGCGATCTGCATGTTGGTGATCGGTCTGTTGCAGGGCAATCGTCTGGACTGGTTCGAGTCGAACCTGATCTGCGGTTTGCTCGGCGCCGGTTCACTGTTGCTGGTGGCGTTCCTGATCAATGAATGGTCGCAGCCGATTCCGTTTTTCAAGTTGCAGATGCTCGGCATCCGCAATCTGTCGTTCGCCCTGATGACGCTGGCCGGGGTGCTGGTGGTTTTGCTGGCGGTGGTGCTGATTCCATCGAGTTATCTGGCTCAGGTGCAGGGTTACCGGCCGGTGCAGACCGCGCCGATCATGTTGCTCGCGGCGTTGCCGCAACTGATCGCGCTGCCGCTGGTGGCGGCGTTGTGCAACCTGCGTTGGGTTGATTGTCGCTGGGTGCTCGGCATCGGCTTGAGCATGTTGACGCTGTCGTGCCTGGGCGGCTCGCAGCTGACCTCGGAATGGATTCGCGACGATTTCTACGTCCTGCAATGGCTGCAGATTTTCGGCCAGCCGATGGCGGTGCTGCCGTTGCTGATGCTGTCGACCGGCAGCATCCAGCCACAGGACGGGCCATTCGCGTCGGCGTGGTTCAACACCGTTAAAGGCCTGGCGGCGGTGGTCGCCACCGGGGCCATCGAGGCGCTGACCACGGCGCGCCTGCATTTTCACTCGACGATGCTGGTGGATCGCCTCGGCAACTCGCCGCTGGCCGCGAGCAACGACCCGGGCCTCGCCCATCGCCTGCACGAACAGGCCGTGGTGCTGACTTCTTCGGATCTTTATCTGTGCATGGCTGGCGTCGCAGTGACGCTGATCCTGCTGATTTTCTGGCTGCCGACGCGGATCTTTCCGCCGCGCGCGCCGACTTGA
- a CDS encoding HlyD family secretion protein, which produces MTTQAKQKLAVAVAAALAVGVLVYLAMPGLFGKRTQQSTNDAFVSADFTLVVPRVAGFIKEVLVEDNQQVKAGQLLALIDDRDLRAAAEAADAHTVVARAQLQNAKATLERQTSVIAQAQASVVSAKAEMAFAQQELNRYNHLAGVGAGTVQNAQQARTRIDQASARLDTATAKLAAERKQVEILTAQRDAAEGSLKQAQAALEIASFELSYTRITAPQDGMIGERAVRVGAYVTPGSKLLAVVPLKQAYVVANFQETQLTDVQPGQDVQVRVDSLGGEALSGRVESIAPATGVTFAAVKPDNATGNFTKVVQRIPVKILLEPGQPLAERLRVGMSVEASIDTKSSATSVREVTQR; this is translated from the coding sequence ATGACGACTCAAGCAAAGCAAAAACTCGCGGTGGCCGTGGCCGCCGCTCTGGCGGTCGGTGTGCTGGTGTATCTGGCGATGCCCGGCCTGTTCGGCAAGCGCACCCAGCAGAGCACCAACGACGCGTTCGTTTCTGCCGACTTCACCCTGGTGGTGCCGCGTGTAGCGGGGTTCATCAAGGAAGTGCTGGTGGAAGACAACCAGCAGGTCAAGGCCGGGCAGTTGCTGGCGCTGATCGATGACCGCGACCTGCGCGCCGCCGCCGAAGCCGCCGATGCGCACACCGTGGTCGCCCGCGCTCAATTGCAAAACGCCAAGGCCACGCTGGAGCGGCAGACGTCGGTGATCGCTCAGGCGCAGGCGTCGGTGGTCTCGGCCAAGGCTGAAATGGCCTTCGCCCAGCAGGAATTGAACCGCTACAACCACTTGGCCGGCGTAGGTGCCGGCACCGTGCAGAACGCGCAGCAGGCGCGCACCCGGATCGATCAGGCTTCTGCGCGGCTGGACACCGCCACGGCAAAACTGGCCGCGGAACGCAAACAGGTCGAGATTCTGACGGCGCAGCGCGATGCCGCCGAAGGCAGTCTGAAACAGGCGCAGGCGGCACTGGAAATCGCCAGCTTCGAGCTGTCCTACACGCGCATCACTGCGCCCCAGGACGGCATGATCGGCGAGCGCGCCGTACGGGTCGGCGCCTATGTGACGCCGGGCAGCAAACTGCTGGCGGTGGTGCCGTTAAAGCAGGCTTATGTGGTCGCCAACTTCCAGGAAACCCAGCTCACCGACGTGCAGCCGGGGCAGGACGTGCAAGTGCGGGTCGACAGTCTCGGCGGCGAAGCCCTGAGCGGTCGCGTCGAAAGCATCGCCCCGGCCACCGGCGTGACCTTCGCCGCTGTCAAACCGGACAACGCCACCGGCAACTTCACCAAAGTCGTGCAGCGGATTCCGGTGAAGATCCTGCTGGAGCCGGGCCAGCCATTGGCCGAGCGCCTGCGCGTGGGGATGTCGGTGGAGGCGAGCATTGATACCAAAAGCTCGGCGACGTCGGTGCGTGAGGTGACGCAGCGATGA
- a CDS encoding efflux transporter outer membrane subunit, giving the protein MKRFQSLTVVLSLSALAACTVGPDFQKPEATQIADWARPSRSAPSQAVSEPLNERWWEVFHDAQLSALTQRAVSSNLDLQLASSRLQQSRAARQVVTADRYPTTAATGSYARKRNSGEGLNDPSGHNGDSAFNLWDAGFSASWELDFWGRVRRETEAADANLEVAENDRRGVLLAVLADTAQNYIQLRGVQNTRAVTEQNLDVARHSLKLSQLRLNDGVATDLDVAEAAAQVAAIESRLPALEQRQAQLINAISLLMGEPPQALSKELSTDAPVPQSPPQVAIGLPSQLAERRPDIRQAEARLHAATANIGVAKGDFYPRITLSGNLGSQAMQLSDFGSWGSRAFGIGPQFSLPLFDGGRLRGVLQLREAQQQEAAIGYQQTVLRAWHEIDDQLTAYNASQRRRDSLAEAVRQNQIALRTAQQQYVEGVVDFVNVLTVQGALLATQEQWVESSTGVSLAMVGLYRALGGGWESVYPVGEMAQR; this is encoded by the coding sequence ATGAAGCGCTTTCAATCTCTGACGGTTGTTCTCAGTCTGTCGGCTCTGGCGGCGTGCACCGTCGGCCCGGACTTTCAGAAGCCCGAAGCCACGCAGATTGCCGACTGGGCAAGACCGTCCAGGTCCGCCCCCAGCCAGGCCGTCAGCGAACCCCTGAACGAGCGTTGGTGGGAGGTTTTTCACGACGCGCAACTCTCAGCCCTGACCCAGCGCGCCGTGAGCAGCAACCTCGACCTGCAACTGGCCAGCAGTCGCCTGCAACAGAGCCGAGCTGCTCGCCAAGTCGTCACCGCCGACCGCTATCCGACCACCGCTGCCACTGGCAGTTATGCTCGCAAACGCAACAGCGGCGAAGGCTTGAACGACCCATCCGGACACAACGGCGATTCCGCCTTCAATCTGTGGGATGCCGGTTTCTCCGCCTCCTGGGAACTGGACTTCTGGGGTCGTGTGCGCCGGGAGACCGAAGCCGCCGATGCCAACCTCGAAGTCGCGGAAAACGACCGTCGCGGCGTGCTGCTGGCGGTACTCGCGGACACCGCGCAGAACTACATTCAGTTGCGCGGCGTGCAGAACACCCGCGCCGTCACCGAGCAGAACCTCGATGTCGCGCGGCACAGCCTGAAACTCTCGCAACTGCGCCTCAACGACGGCGTGGCCACCGATCTAGACGTGGCCGAAGCGGCCGCGCAAGTGGCGGCCATCGAATCGCGGCTGCCGGCGCTGGAGCAACGTCAGGCGCAACTGATCAACGCCATCAGCCTGTTGATGGGCGAACCACCGCAAGCCCTGAGTAAAGAGTTATCCACAGACGCGCCGGTGCCGCAGTCACCACCGCAAGTCGCCATCGGCCTGCCGTCGCAACTCGCCGAGCGCCGACCGGACATCCGCCAGGCCGAAGCCCGGTTGCATGCCGCCACCGCCAATATCGGCGTGGCCAAGGGGGATTTCTATCCGCGCATCACCCTGTCCGGCAATCTCGGCTCGCAGGCCATGCAACTCAGCGATTTCGGCTCCTGGGGCTCACGGGCCTTCGGCATCGGTCCGCAATTCAGCTTGCCGCTGTTCGACGGCGGCCGCTTGCGCGGCGTGCTGCAACTGCGCGAAGCCCAGCAGCAGGAAGCCGCCATCGGTTATCAACAGACCGTTCTGCGCGCCTGGCACGAAATCGACGACCAGTTGACCGCCTACAACGCCAGCCAGCGCCGCCGCGACAGCCTCGCCGAAGCCGTGCGCCAGAACCAGATCGCCCTGCGCACCGCACAACAGCAATACGTCGAAGGCGTGGTCGACTTCGTCAACGTCCTGACCGTGCAAGGCGCACTGCTCGCGACCCAGGAACAATGGGTGGAAAGCTCCACCGGTGTTTCACTGGCGATGGTCGGGTTGTACCGGGCGTTGGGCGGGGGATGGGAGTCGGTGTATCCGGTGGGGGAGATGGCGCAGCGTTGA